A window of Mucilaginibacter sp. PAMC 26640 contains these coding sequences:
- a CDS encoding DoxX family protein — MAYFSSLNKYRDFGILIARIGLGAMFVYHGYPKLIGGPAAWAGLGASTRYVGIHFLPVVWGFLAAVTEAVGGALIMLGLAFRPVCLLLVVNLMVAAAMHFGKGDGMDGAAHAVEDAIMFVGLFFIGPGKYSVDKK; from the coding sequence ATGGCATATTTCAGCAGCTTAAACAAGTACCGCGATTTTGGCATCCTCATCGCCCGTATTGGCCTTGGCGCCATGTTTGTTTACCACGGCTATCCAAAGTTGATAGGCGGCCCTGCCGCCTGGGCCGGTTTAGGCGCGTCCACCAGGTACGTAGGGATCCATTTCCTTCCGGTTGTTTGGGGTTTCCTGGCTGCGGTAACCGAAGCTGTTGGCGGTGCGCTGATCATGCTTGGCCTTGCCTTTCGCCCGGTGTGCCTGTTGCTGGTTGTCAACCTTATGGTAGCCGCCGCAATGCACTTCGGCAAGGGCGACGGCATGGACGGCGCAGCACATGCCGTTGAAGACGCGATCATGTTTGTCGGCTTATTCTTTATCGGGCCGGGGAAATATAGCGTGGATAAGAAATAA
- a CDS encoding LD-carboxypeptidase, with translation MRTFGLSDQNPPYLQKGDKIAITCPAKKLPIPMTDAINLLESWGLEVVLGETVSAAHHQFAGDDHLRAKDLQRFIDDDSIKAIIAARGGYGTIRMIDLVDFDRLSTNPKWLVGFSDITLLHAHVIANYGLPCIHGQMPLNIPDASAYSLETLRMALFGDELSYQIAPNALNRMGDANGMLIGGNLSLLVALNGSVSDMDYSGKILFLEDVGEYLYAIDRMLRCLKRAGKLKQLVGLVIGSFSDMKDNEIPFGQTIPELIMDVVGEYNYPVCFDFPAGHVPNNCSLVLGEAINLTVKQDGATLSYQ, from the coding sequence ATGCGGACTTTCGGACTATCGGACCAAAATCCCCCCTACCTTCAAAAAGGCGATAAAATTGCCATTACCTGCCCGGCTAAAAAGCTGCCCATCCCCATGACGGATGCTATCAATTTGCTGGAAAGCTGGGGCCTTGAGGTGGTTTTGGGCGAAACCGTTAGCGCGGCTCACCACCAGTTTGCGGGCGACGATCATCTAAGGGCTAAAGATCTGCAGCGCTTTATCGACGATGACAGTATCAAAGCCATCATAGCCGCCCGGGGTGGCTACGGCACCATCCGGATGATTGACCTGGTAGATTTCGACCGGTTAAGTACAAATCCTAAATGGCTGGTCGGCTTTAGTGATATTACTTTGCTGCATGCGCATGTAATCGCTAACTACGGGCTGCCTTGTATCCACGGGCAAATGCCGCTCAATATCCCTGATGCCTCCGCTTACTCGCTAGAGACCCTGCGCATGGCCCTGTTTGGGGATGAACTATCTTATCAAATAGCCCCTAACGCACTTAACCGGATGGGTGATGCAAACGGCATGCTCATCGGGGGCAACTTATCCCTGTTAGTGGCCTTAAACGGCTCGGTAAGCGATATGGACTACAGCGGCAAGATCTTGTTCCTGGAGGATGTTGGCGAATACCTGTACGCTATCGACCGGATGCTGCGCTGTTTAAAGCGCGCCGGAAAATTAAAGCAACTGGTGGGGCTTGTTATTGGTAGCTTTTCCGATATGAAGGATAACGAGATCCCCTTCGGTCAAACTATCCCGGAGCTGATCATGGATGTAGTCGGCGAGTACAACTATCCTGTGTGTTTTGATTTCCCGGCGGGGCACGTGCCCAATAACTGCAGCCTGGTTCTGGGTGAGGCAATTAACCTCACGGTGAAACAAGACGGCGCCACTTTAAGTTATCAGTAA
- a CDS encoding PadR family transcriptional regulator, whose protein sequence is MIVENTQTQMRKGILEYCILSVIAKGEIYASDIIAELKKARLLVVEGTLYPLLTRLKNNGLLSYNWVESTSGPPRKYYVLSDEGRKVLEQLDNTWQELAFAVQTAIGDRKN, encoded by the coding sequence ATGATTGTTGAGAACACACAAACCCAAATGAGAAAGGGCATACTGGAGTATTGCATCCTCTCTGTTATTGCAAAGGGCGAGATCTATGCTTCGGATATCATTGCCGAGCTAAAGAAAGCGCGCCTGCTTGTTGTTGAGGGTACGCTATATCCTCTCCTAACCCGGTTGAAAAACAACGGCTTACTCTCCTACAACTGGGTAGAGTCTACCTCCGGCCCGCCCCGAAAATACTATGTGCTGAGCGACGAAGGCCGCAAGGTACTGGAGCAACTGGATAACACCTGGCAGGAACTGGCGTTCGCCGTACAAACCGCTATCGGCGACCGAAAAAATTAA